A window of Ignicoccus hospitalis KIN4/I contains these coding sequences:
- a CDS encoding cupin domain-containing protein — MSQETLKAVLPSHIAKAKVVEKPWGREIWIANEPEYGGKILEIRKGYSTSVHYHKVKKETIYVDKGKLLVRSGDKEYVLEEGQAVTIEPYTVHQLVALEDVRLIEVSTQPLDERVRVEDPYAGKRKPEDL; from the coding sequence TTGTCTCAAGAGACCCTAAAGGCGGTCCTCCCCTCGCACATAGCGAAGGCAAAGGTCGTAGAAAAGCCGTGGGGAAGGGAGATATGGATAGCCAACGAGCCAGAGTACGGCGGCAAAATCCTCGAAATAAGGAAGGGGTACTCGACTAGCGTTCACTATCACAAGGTGAAGAAGGAAACGATATACGTGGACAAGGGGAAGCTCTTGGTTAGAAGCGGGGATAAGGAGTACGTGCTGGAGGAGGGCCAGGCAGTGACTATAGAGCCTTACACCGTCCACCAGCTCGTCGCCTTAGAAGACGTCCGCCTAATAGAGGTCTCCACGCAGCCCTTGGACGAGAGGGTAAGGGTGGAGGACCCTTACGCCGGGAAGAGGAAGCCGGAGGACCTCTAG
- the pstS gene encoding phosphate ABC transporter substrate-binding protein PstS → MRTALVASLLLSHAVIAASLYGSGSTFVYPFVSLAAYYYKAAHVTYQGVGSGAGIANLLNHLTDFAGSDVPIPKERYAPLLFEGKQVVHVPVVAGSVVVIYNVPELGNKVLKLDGEVLAEIYMGKIKYWDDPRIKALQDPEVAAKLPHKPIIAVHRSDASGTTAVFTKYLAKSSAEWNAKIGSHLVINWPVDKVGRGIGAPKNQGVAATVSKTSYSIGYVEYAYAVQAKLPTAALKNAEGNFVLPTPETISAATAGAAKRWICVLHAPYFYADSLVLAPGKDSYPIVATPYIIFFRDSPKLKQIVDFVKYLLSDELQKASIKMGYAPLSKSFRQQLLAELDQLLRR, encoded by the coding sequence ATGAGGACTGCATTAGTAGCTTCGCTCTTGTTGAGCCACGCGGTCATAGCCGCTTCCCTCTACGGGAGCGGCTCGACCTTCGTCTATCCCTTCGTATCCCTCGCAGCGTACTACTACAAGGCAGCCCACGTAACGTATCAAGGCGTGGGCTCTGGGGCCGGCATAGCCAACTTGCTGAACCACCTAACCGACTTCGCCGGGAGCGACGTGCCTATACCGAAGGAGAGGTACGCCCCACTTCTCTTTGAGGGGAAGCAAGTTGTACACGTACCAGTAGTGGCGGGCTCCGTGGTAGTGATATACAACGTACCCGAGCTAGGGAACAAGGTACTCAAGCTGGACGGGGAAGTGCTGGCGGAAATTTACATGGGTAAGATAAAGTACTGGGACGACCCTAGGATAAAGGCGCTCCAAGACCCCGAGGTGGCCGCGAAGCTCCCCCACAAGCCGATAATAGCCGTTCACCGCTCCGACGCCTCTGGCACTACAGCCGTCTTCACCAAGTACTTGGCCAAGTCTTCGGCGGAGTGGAACGCTAAGATAGGTTCCCATTTGGTGATAAACTGGCCCGTTGATAAGGTGGGAAGGGGCATCGGCGCCCCGAAGAACCAAGGAGTCGCCGCGACCGTCAGTAAGACGTCCTACAGCATAGGCTACGTGGAGTACGCCTACGCAGTCCAAGCGAAGCTCCCCACCGCCGCCCTGAAGAACGCTGAGGGTAACTTCGTGCTGCCCACTCCGGAGACCATAAGCGCCGCCACCGCCGGCGCCGCGAAGCGCTGGATATGCGTGCTCCACGCCCCTTACTTCTACGCAGACTCGCTGGTGCTGGCCCCGGGCAAGGACTCCTACCCCATAGTGGCGACCCCCTACATAATCTTCTTCAGGGACTCTCCGAAGCTGAAGCAGATAGTAGACTTCGTCAAGTACTTGCTCAGCGACGAGCTTCAAAAGGCCTCCATCAAGATGGGCTATGCGCCGCTGTCCAAGTCGTTCAGGCAGCAGCTGCTGGCCGAGCTTGACCAACTGCTTAGGAGGTAA
- a CDS encoding MBL fold metallo-hydrolase: MVPYLKLHVVVDNEARPPFVGRWGLSIYLETPSWKAFWDANSDARAVKHNARLLNVPLEVDYLIFSHRHWDHTGGAEAIRAKKVIAPDDPLFPIPTAERVPGPLKLDDGLYLSRTLEAEGIRERALVVDVKGYGQVMLVGCSHPGVHMLYRSVVEDFGFRPRAVIGGFHLASKPKKEVDSVLHALYALGAEEVHPIHCSGNYAKALAKSDLMTGSVLVYGNV, translated from the coding sequence ATGGTCCCTTACCTCAAACTCCACGTCGTCGTGGACAATGAGGCCAGGCCTCCTTTCGTCGGGAGGTGGGGGCTGTCCATCTACCTCGAGACGCCCTCTTGGAAGGCCTTCTGGGATGCCAACAGCGATGCGAGGGCAGTCAAACACAACGCTAGGTTACTCAATGTACCGCTCGAAGTCGACTACTTAATCTTCAGCCACAGACACTGGGACCACACCGGCGGGGCGGAAGCGATAAGGGCTAAGAAGGTGATAGCTCCCGACGACCCGCTCTTCCCTATACCCACCGCCGAGAGGGTGCCGGGGCCCCTCAAGCTGGACGATGGCCTCTATTTGTCCAGAACCTTGGAGGCTGAAGGTATCAGGGAGAGAGCCCTAGTCGTCGACGTGAAGGGGTACGGCCAAGTAATGCTCGTGGGCTGCAGCCACCCCGGAGTGCACATGCTCTACAGAAGCGTCGTGGAGGACTTCGGCTTCCGCCCGAGGGCAGTCATTGGGGGCTTCCACCTAGCTAGCAAGCCCAAGAAAGAGGTGGACTCTGTACTACACGCTCTCTACGCCCTGGGTGCCGAAGAGGTTCACCCGATACACTGCTCCGGCAACTATGCTAAGGCCTTAGCTAAGAGTGATTTAATGACTGGAAGCGTGTTAGTCTATGGAAATGTTTAA
- a CDS encoding DEAD/DEAH box helicase: MAEPERVAALVLLWDPPAIAAVLRGDPSLLLKEDINMNYYLLIKKAYSLENFDEFKRIVKEGLGARWDPELKAWVVRPALRDYQTVTEAVTVLKEMGARFELVTEEGPVPVELDVDDVDAAFLEGSAIINELAKDISLLVKFRTKKDKELFFRLVELAPYYKGRFYLPPFGRLPATLAQDVAAKATSSTALVASQRREQGYPLFLGNSVVVKVSEEKAEELQTKLAPYEDCDVESPEIERERRENALSYCEYRWTNYAGELVREGRLTRLYEITLEDGSAYIRTFRGLLIRLLRHLNVDVDKLYADLPLEPNADFLRDYQRVAVSQALKMLAVQGAATVQAATGAGKTEMAVAVAKTLLESGQVRKVFFLSLNRTLNVQAVMRFKKYGLSAGLVDSENFQVGEPVVACTVQTLYRALVKVGKAKEVKDDVDEEIRMDYAELSDDKAERLFEEYMKAGLVIVDEVQHVPARTVSEVVRANPWSLRLGLSATPWRDDGKDVLIYALIGDVVPKRITSSELIEKGYLVPVEIIMLKRKVTVDREDLKALEGLQGAQKYVKLKNYIFYDSERNAQIARVVKKLPKPVLVLVKEVKHAHELCKAIKSERLSCAVLTGKESSSQRESVLRAVLRGDLDVVVATTLADEGLDLPPLRSLVLAAGGRSQTRTLQRVGRVTRPYPGKEVGIVVDVWDDDREAGGIFYRQGLARMSLYRTEDMWKIVVKDIKQFLKEKN, from the coding sequence ATGGCCGAGCCCGAGAGGGTTGCTGCGCTAGTGTTGCTCTGGGACCCTCCAGCGATAGCGGCCGTGCTGCGGGGGGACCCGTCTCTATTGTTGAAGGAAGACATAAATATGAATTACTATTTACTAATAAAAAAGGCATACAGCTTGGAGAACTTTGACGAGTTTAAGAGGATTGTAAAGGAAGGGCTGGGGGCGCGTTGGGACCCGGAGCTCAAGGCTTGGGTCGTGAGGCCCGCCCTGAGGGACTACCAAACGGTGACGGAAGCCGTAACGGTCCTTAAAGAGATGGGTGCACGTTTCGAGCTGGTAACTGAGGAAGGCCCGGTTCCAGTGGAGCTGGACGTCGATGACGTGGACGCGGCCTTCCTAGAGGGGTCGGCGATTATAAACGAGCTAGCTAAGGATATATCACTATTAGTAAAGTTCAGAACAAAGAAGGACAAAGAGTTGTTCTTTAGATTGGTTGAACTGGCTCCATATTACAAAGGACGCTTCTACTTGCCCCCCTTCGGTCGCTTGCCGGCTACCTTGGCCCAAGATGTGGCCGCTAAGGCGACTTCCTCGACCGCCCTCGTTGCCTCGCAGAGGAGGGAGCAAGGGTACCCACTGTTCTTAGGGAACTCTGTTGTCGTTAAGGTCAGCGAGGAGAAGGCGGAAGAGTTGCAAACGAAGCTCGCCCCTTACGAGGACTGCGACGTAGAGTCTCCAGAGATAGAAAGAGAGAGGAGGGAGAACGCCCTCAGCTATTGTGAGTACCGCTGGACGAACTACGCGGGGGAACTGGTCAGAGAGGGGAGGCTTACCAGGCTTTACGAGATAACTTTAGAGGACGGTTCTGCCTACATCAGAACTTTTAGAGGCTTATTGATTAGACTGCTTAGGCATTTGAATGTGGACGTCGATAAGTTATATGCAGACTTACCCTTGGAACCCAATGCGGACTTCTTACGGGACTACCAGAGAGTCGCGGTATCCCAAGCGCTGAAGATGCTCGCCGTTCAAGGGGCGGCGACCGTCCAAGCCGCCACGGGCGCCGGGAAGACGGAAATGGCAGTAGCCGTAGCGAAGACTCTTCTGGAGAGCGGGCAGGTGAGGAAGGTTTTCTTCTTAAGCTTAAACAGAACCTTGAACGTTCAAGCTGTAATGAGGTTTAAGAAGTACGGATTAAGCGCGGGGCTGGTGGACTCAGAGAACTTCCAAGTAGGGGAACCCGTGGTGGCTTGTACGGTGCAAACCCTCTATAGGGCGCTAGTTAAGGTCGGGAAGGCCAAAGAGGTTAAGGATGACGTGGACGAGGAGATAAGGATGGACTACGCTGAGCTGAGCGACGACAAGGCAGAGAGGCTCTTCGAAGAGTACATGAAAGCCGGCTTGGTGATAGTGGACGAGGTACAACACGTCCCCGCCCGCACGGTCTCCGAAGTGGTGCGTGCCAACCCGTGGTCGCTAAGGCTAGGCCTCTCGGCTACCCCTTGGAGGGACGACGGAAAGGACGTTCTAATTTACGCGTTGATAGGGGACGTGGTCCCTAAGAGGATAACCTCTTCGGAGCTGATAGAGAAGGGGTATTTGGTTCCGGTGGAAATAATAATGTTAAAGAGGAAGGTAACCGTGGACCGCGAGGACCTCAAGGCGTTGGAAGGTCTACAAGGCGCTCAGAAGTACGTCAAGTTGAAGAACTACATATTCTATGACTCCGAGAGAAACGCGCAGATAGCGAGGGTAGTGAAGAAGCTGCCGAAGCCAGTACTAGTCTTAGTAAAAGAGGTAAAACACGCACACGAGTTGTGTAAGGCCATAAAGTCGGAGCGCCTCTCGTGTGCGGTGCTGACCGGCAAGGAGAGCTCCTCCCAGAGGGAGTCCGTCCTGAGGGCAGTCTTGAGGGGAGACTTGGACGTGGTAGTTGCTACCACCTTGGCCGACGAGGGCTTGGACCTCCCGCCGCTTAGGTCATTGGTCTTGGCGGCCGGGGGGAGGTCGCAGACGCGCACCCTCCAGAGGGTCGGGAGGGTCACGAGGCCCTACCCCGGCAAGGAGGTGGGCATAGTAGTTGACGTCTGGGACGACGACCGGGAGGCAGGAGGGATATTTTATAGGCAAGGGCTGGCCCGCATGTCCCTTTACCGCACTGAAGACATGTGGAAAATTGTGGTTAAAGATATTAAACAATTTCTGAAGGAGAAGAACTGA
- a CDS encoding LSm family protein has protein sequence MADTAHKVMAEAIGKIVLVKLRDGKVRGRLKTFDMHLNIVLEDAEEVREDQTRPLGTILIRGDGVVFVSPVEV, from the coding sequence ATGGCGGACACGGCCCACAAGGTGATGGCAGAGGCAATAGGCAAGATAGTACTAGTCAAACTGAGGGACGGTAAGGTCAGGGGGAGGCTGAAGACCTTCGACATGCACTTGAACATAGTCTTGGAGGATGCCGAGGAGGTCAGGGAAGACCAGACGAGGCCCTTAGGAACAATATTAATCAGAGGAGACGGCGTAGTCTTCGTATCTCCAGTGGAGGTGTGA
- a CDS encoding 50S ribosomal protein L37e: MSKGTPSFGKHNKGKTHIRCRRCGRHSFNVRKGYCVACGFGRSKRMRRYSWQNKKSWTRVRLK; this comes from the coding sequence ATGAGCAAGGGCACTCCCTCGTTCGGCAAGCACAACAAGGGCAAGACCCACATAAGGTGTAGGAGGTGCGGCAGACACTCGTTCAACGTTAGGAAGGGGTATTGCGTCGCTTGCGGCTTCGGGCGCTCTAAGAGGATGAGGCGCTACAGCTGGCAGAACAAGAAGTCTTGGACCCGCGTTAGGCTCAAGTAA